From Carassius auratus strain Wakin unplaced genomic scaffold, ASM336829v1 scaf_tig00035059, whole genome shotgun sequence:
aagtaattattttatgacaaataagtCTTTCAGTGAGTTAACTGGCTGACCCAGTTGTGCCTATTTAATTATCCTGTTCGGTCTGAGTGTTATGTTCACTTTGAGTTTGTCTGGTTTTACATCTTGAATGGCTGTTCTACACTGATTTACCTTGTTGGATAAAGACTTATGATATATAACCTTTCATTTTTGTTGTGTGCACTTTAACATAGTGTAGCATGACACTATACATTTCTGAAAGAGTCTGAGTGAGAAGCATTTAAGTTTCAAACTTGTGAAGAAGTCTTGGAATGTGTCTTGGATATTATCTTTGACATTTGAATTGCTGCTTGTGCAAAATCTGGGTTGGCATAATTTTACCAAGTAGGACACATTTCTGAACTTGTTTGATCATTTAGGAGGACATTTTAAAATTTCTCTTTACAACATGTTGAGTATTGTGATGTACTGTAAACTCATTTAAGGCTTAGTGTTGTCCAGataatttatatttatggttTAATTGGTTCATTATTATTGCCAAATTGGAAAACAGGAGTGGTCTCCAAAATGCCATTATTCTACCCAGTATTGGGCTGGAGCAAGTTGTTGGATTTGGACTGGATCTGGGCCAGGATTATGGAATGTTGCCCAGACTGGGCAGTTctggtttatattatttattttcatggttGACATGTGGCCCTCTTATGGCTTGCTTGTGGCCAAAAATATGGCAAGCAGAGTGGTCACCAAAACTTCACAgtatgtgggccggatctgggccagaattTAAATCAATGTGGCCAGTTCTGCATTATTCAGTTTATTCATTCTGAAATTGGGCTTTCTTTGACTAGCTTGTGGCCCAAATCTGGCAAACAGCAGCAgaccgcccaagtgccatcattccacatGGTATGTGGGCCAagtgtcagtgtgtgtctgaTCTGGTCTCAGGATTTTGTCTGGGTTATGACtggtttgtggtccagagtcacatattgATTTAGGCAGATCAGCTCGTCCCACTGCACCACatcatcagtgaagctcctcctgCCCTGTAATTCAGTAATAAATGCTGGAATATCTCCTTTAGTTTACAAGTGCAGACGAGCATCAAATCATCAGGAAGAGCTGAAATCTGTAAAGACTGAGTTATAAAGAGGACAGAGAGGAGATGAGCGATCCAGAACCTgcagaatcaaacacactgaagatactCAAGAACAAACAGGTTATTGTTTATTCTTCATTAATAAGGCTGTCAGATAAGTTTTAATTTAACAAGTTAGTTTTACACTCTgagtaaattactttaaatttaatGTCAATTTTAGAAAGTGTTCAAATGCTAATACTtttgttctaaaataaaaaactgtatttgtcTATGActgttaaataaagtattttcagaATTGAATTTTCTAATGACTTATTTCATCATGAAATGCACACAAATATAGTATTAGATATTTCCATCTTTGCCGCTTCACTCTCCAGTCAGTGCGATGGCGCTAAAACACATACGTTTGTTTGCCAAACACCATTAAACTTCAGAGGAAGAAGATTACTTTCACCCCTGCTCTCTGTTGTTTTGTCTAGAAATGTTGTTTCTGTAaattgaaaaatatgttttggaATCAGGTCACCAAATATCTGTATTACTGTCATCCTCACAGTTGagcaggaatatctggaggactataatctgaactgagatctgctgctgttgaagatgatgtttgttaaagaggagagtgaagagaacacgagtgaaccaaaacctggagaataaaacaagaggaaccagaaacctggagaataaaacacgaggatccagaaacctggagaataaaacacgaggaaccagaaacctggagaataaaagagGAACCAACAGAGAAAGAGatccagaaacctggagaataaaacacgaggatccagaaacctggagaataaaacacgaggaaccagaaacctggagaataaaacacgaggaaccagaaacctggagaataaaacacgaggaaccagaaacctggagaataaaacacgagggaaccagaaacctggagaattaAAACACGAggaccagaaacctggagaataaaacacgaggaaccagaaacctggaggaataaaacacgaggaaccagaaaccaggaGAATAAAAAACACGagggaaccagaaacctggagaataaaacacgaagatccagaaacctggagaataaaacacgaggaacaaggaggttgggttttattcttcattcattttaaatgttgatGACCGCTCGTGCTGGTATGCAGAACCTTAAAAAGCTTCAAgctgtttaagatattttcaaTATTAGGCATGTTAGATAATTGAGTAGACAATCAACATTATATAGTTAAGAAacaggtatttttttaaataatgtttttaaaaaataatacatttaagatcAATGTACCGCATTCATTGAAAGTTTCAGGGATGAATATATACACTAACTAGACATCCAAAACGCCACTCTTacgtgtaaagtgcatttgcagcctttgtccgctgagtggtgctttaaccacaagttatcaaacaagcgcatcaaagcacattttaccgcaaatagacgtcagttttgcctcactgatgtgttacatttgatggcttcagtcaaggaaaatgaaagaaaaacactatagtttaaatatttaatattattaatatatatatatatatatatatatatatatatatatatatatatatatatatattaatatattaatatatatatatatatatatatatatatatatatatatatatatatatatatatattaatatatttatattttctaagctacatgggattaaaccatattttagattggacacatttaaaaggtgtgcagtatatttatattatattaattatgcgttatattattcagaaattgagaaattaagattaagaaattgttgcatgtttaaatgttccCATTACTTAGGcataatttgcctaaaacaagaaacgaataaaattaaccagcacgattaaatctttgaaactctaaagaattaataaaacgtcctcacgattaaactcaagttctctcataatcaacaacattcacacgatgtaaaaaaaaaaaaaaggctttagtAATCTACAACTAAAGTAATTTTAGAGTAATGTTAGAGTCtgcactgcggatcatttcagaaagataacagctttaacaccagtattaaagactttttaaaataagttgagctcaaaactcactcttagttagcagcaagtgttttgaaataacttgatccgatgtggattataatcactaaacaaggcagaaatatttataagcgatgtaaaagactatgcacgctaaacattaacgttaccatagtagctaaacatggtaaatatgaccgcttggataaatcagacgtaagctttttattctctatcacaattgtgtatttattaagtaacattttatctgtcgtcttgtttcgtgagtttagctccacgttgcatatcatcaaaatataataatgatttttgttcgggagcttttataaaaatagagagtctgcgctgtggatcatttcggaaagataacagctataacaccagcattaaacacttttttaaataaatcaagctcaaaactcactttcagtcagcagcgagtctttgaaataacttgatccaatgtgtattataatcaccatacaaggcagaaatatttataagcgatgaaaaagtctgtgcacgctaggcattaacattaccatagtaaacatggtaaatatgacctttgaggaaatcagacgtcagcttcgtATTCTCCTGTATTTTAGTAATGTATATCATCTGTTACAAGCCTCATCTCTTGAGTTTAGCTCacgtcattaaaaaaatataatagcctaatgtttttgttcgggagcttttataaaaatagagatattatcattcattataaatgtgacggctactgtggctaataaacagaaacagactcgactgaataagcaggctattttcataagcgttaaaaataaataaataaaatagaaataagtgtatttatgtgtgattaattttgagtcctgataaattaaatcaatagcttatgatcaatgtatcacttatgcatcgatgcttttgaatgtgaatatataacaaagcatgcaaacaaacggccgcttttatcatcttcgttttgtgatcgcgcatgttccagttacttttctgataacttctctttgttggtgaaataatgaggttgcatgacgttgttctgagaagCGTGTAAAGGACGTGTTTTAGTGTCGCGCAGCTGAGCTCCAGggtccactgtggaaaccctgcgctattctggcctcgtgctaccccttacgaaaattaaccatggttttactacaaataaaaccaaaaaaccatggttactgtagttaaaccatggtaaccacaaatttaccatggttttgctatattaaccatagtttaaccatggtatttgtagtaaatctgtggttttacaaacggcagtcaatacgccaaaaaaccatgggttactacagttttactataataaaaccatggttatttttcgtaagggactggcccgaggctatgagccccgccccgcccgctttaagccctggctcgcactggcccgataTGCGGCTattgataccagaaacacgctccgccttcactccatgaataaagtatttcagtatgtttgaaatattatgttcataacatagcatataaaataataatacaaatttaaaaaaataacaggagagtttcaaagtggcttaagctatgtgtaaactttttccctatatcacatgccaaactaatctttaattgctgctttctgctgtgaaaattttgtttgtgatgaaaataacatctttgtcagttattttatctaaacagatcgattaacttcaagatttcaaaatcagagagcatgctgataatgtagcactgtaagattacatttgtttgaacgcattattgcgaaagcgattgagtgtgaatctgtttaaatcatgctttaacccgaaaataatcagtaaaagaaacagactaactcttaacatcccgctcgactcttgcagtcaaccttctgatcaagctaaatatgttggctgttggcatgaatcttactcgtgataagaagctcatattcaagtgtttgtgcaaaaattattaatgtgcattaatgacagggaggcgccgtctcatcactttaatttttcatgataatgaatgtataattttttaattaacataatatcgtggtgtctcacataggtacattaaaaatatatctacagaaagcttgaaatgtttttaaacgaaaaggaatagtgtaatgtgtgaatgttgcatttctctcgtcagAGAGAgcagcactgtgaatataaccaaaacaacagtcctatataaaccggttcagcaagtgaaagcctcatgacactatccatatgaaagagcaattcacacctttatctcgatcccacaagccatgaataactatccaaaacccaaccccctccagctgaacagaattcggtctgtgttttggctctgaggtgtgttactgggctgaaacatgcctgcactacacttcataattttctcgcagcccatattattattttcacaagaccataatgataataacaaatcatcaattaataattcatcattattttacgaaaataattgttatttgtgatcatggatgtttgcgggaggctttaagaccaagcggagtcctctgttcccgcctcacagcgcgcgggtctccgaggcttcactgtctgcggtttgactttactgaatcagattgaggcgaacttattgatcatgagcccaactagagctgtaatcgggccttaaaagttaggcccgacaggacccgagcccgacaggtctcggcccgagcccgacaagtacattttgattgacagcttttttaaagcccgaacccgtttacagcccgacattattcaaatgtgcgcacgcacacagctcttttgccttttgtcaacaatgagtaatttattcatgttttaacataatttactcataattaacgtagactagaccacttggaagttggaataaagaaataaaataagtcctctgtaacatctcagcattctagacataggctcatttaacctataaatagaccaacgcaccaataaaaacgagtaattaaaaaaaaaaaataataagataaattttaaattaagatgggtatttggcaataaaaaaaaattaagataaaggctccgccggatttgctttattttataaaagaataatgccaacattagcgtaaatactctgtcattattatgcatttaagactcaatgaatatttagttatcatttgaaaaacctttactcacagagattaggctaggtctacatgtttttgtggaggaaaatgattgaatccactgtagatgtcttcagcgcgttcctgcgctcactgatggtgcgtcattattcactcattattctcattataaacatggtcaaaacttttccacacctcagagtttgctttagttgctggtgcaaccaaaacgtaatcaccagaagcaagcctccgttacacctgctcagcattcattttcgcatctttctcgcgctaatcgaaacacatcacatgaccgctcgtttacctcgcaaaccggagcgcaagcgcaagcccgagcccggcccgagcccgcgtaagatgatagaaatatATCATTGAGTTAGAATATCATTGagttaatgctgttaaagagaaagagaagtctaggactattcttaaacttggagctggttatattgaagtacatatccaaacaccagaaacgttatgcattttattaataatgaaatgttatgaaaattatgcattttatttattcacatgctgtatggttgaaataatattttagttcacagcTTTAAGTTCcgttgattaaaaaaatgctttattggctaatgtttcataaaccttcagttgttatgctctaaagtatttttaattacgttattgttattattattattattattatttgaataattgtagcttacataaatagttaaagcaaaacaaatattcggattgtcccttttttttctcttgttttcctaaagaataaacacgtatttttACATGAATAAACATGATTATTAAACTAACTTtcaattctcaaggagtttataagtaaaaaaaaaagttctaaatgaacttgttaacaatataattagaactaacaatataattcgatttttttttaaatgaacaattcctgtataaaatgggacagcaacctttatatcactggttctcaacctttttttccagcgagccgcactatggtctaagtgcaagtctacgcataaaaattacatattacatcagcaatacaaaccaacctgatttataatattatagcctaactattatgatatataattcattgaaataaacaattctactccccataaataaaacacctgatgctgtcgggagctgaccaattttgtgagattcagcttgaaaggagtaacacaaagaagtagcgattgtaacgcctgtgttatacttttcGCATGAGCAATCCagacgcagacttcttcaatttatacttctgaatgcgcaggctgatggtCAGCTctaattgcccagaattattgcacatctgactgtctttatattcttttattgacggattgcacaggttcgagtagcaatgagcttcttcactctgcctggctgccaggggcgtagcaagcttttcaaaagtgtgggggatggatgtggtttgtttataaacaataaaaatgatgaacacattgacaaaggggtacaaaatgcagggcttaaagttctctggcactgtgcgggatttccggcttgcagtgtttggctgggaaaaaaataatcctacattaaaaaagaaaaaaaaagaaaaaaaaaattagaaaaggggagaaaaaaaacgcaaaatcagaaaaggggagaaaaaaacgcccacacaaagctttttctctggtggtataaataatgtaacaatttactgtttttaaacattaaaataatatacacttttttttcatagttcttcaacaggtacgcaaacaatatcccaataatagcaattagcattagtctaaaaaacgaaaaataataccgaaaacactcgacatgtcaacaaaacgattaacagaacatcttcccaaacacatataaagcttatttaaaaacctctaaagcataaacactcattcaaagtacctggaaaagggagatgtaaataaccataagttcccgcctcctcagcacgagctgaccgataacaccATAGACATCATATGgataacaccccaagagaggcgggacttaaggcagaacagccaatcatcagccgatcacactcaaagccggtgtcaagtttgagagggaggggggaggaggcagccgcggcgagcgcagacacagagcggtcagagaaacggaggaacgactgtagtaaggcgtttgtgcaaaactgcggaaaaactgcaaaaaatgtgcgggtgtcgaaccctctcaccgggaaaagtgtgggtgttaaaacccccacatcccccacgggtgcgacgcccctgctggctgcacatgtgcaattttgcttttgaagccaACTGACCACAGGCACCTGTCCAGCGCGGTCGTCTGTTAGAGCCTCTGCTCACACTCTCCAATCACGCCTACCTAGCGGATATAGCGGACTCGCAGacgcagaaagtttgacagagggtttaagatgcaggcttgcatgacctgacgcgcaacatttcagaaaatgtgcgttcacaaatatagcctattttgacccaaatatggaaaagcacttttgaatttaataatatgaggttctctcttgagatatttttccatttatctgaacttcttcaagtgagttgcagggaaaaaataaataaaataaaaataaataaataaaacgaaaatccagcacttctccttcaatactgatactgcgactattgacagtttgtacatgttcattcgctggcattttttgaatttctttttttttttttcttaaaaaactaATTTGTCCATTCTAATGCGCAATTTTACCTTAAAGacaatttacctaatggctgttgatgactatttgaattgaattctgccaaagtgcgcgcttgtatgtattcgttaaatgcttatgccagtgctcatgtctgaaaaataatatatgaagaagaaaaaaaatcacgtaAAAACATTGGgatatagcctatatttcattagttgcatatttttttttaaattgatgtaaacaatacaattttacaaactgataaaggtttttttttctttttttttcagcatgttgtGCAGACCGCATTATTATCTTGACGGGCcgcaggttgagaaccactgctttatatcaaacatttttaaatcgtccacagctgagctttgcgggaggctgatctgcgccagatcacgtgaagtgaatgtaatgaacaaagtcgttttcagatgcaatgaaagaaagaaaaaaacaaggatAACCTAGATTAGTgccaggctctgttctgaagtaaaataattataattagtactgttaaccaagagtaacacattttaacggattaatcgcctattttcatttgctgaatgttttctttatttttttaaacacgctaaaaaataaagattgtcagaggaaaaaaaatatatgagtcgtgtataggtttcattttaacggatcaatcacctatttcgtttgctgtattttttatttttttaagtttgtgagaggaaaaaaatgggcTATATAGGctcaatcgggagaaatcaaacgtttccatatttgtgatgttgcccattttaAACTTAACTAggctattattcatgaggtaaataggctgtgtgcgtttcagtattgatgaaaaaaaaaatcataattaacaatatgtcaaagtgctcacgccgaatgtctggtgaacgacttcTGTTTCCATtatgtgcgcgaggcaccagcacgatcagctgaaacaaataatacttaatttttggtcacacataaggcatagttaaaaatgctggtagtttgaaaaatcaagaataataactaatactaattattgctaaatgctggaccgttcctatatataatatatatataggccttatatttatttactgtttaataaaaatagcatgcatatgatcctttgtgttaaggtcttcttttaatttttgtttagtagactgtagtctaagactatccaacattttaaaaattaacaaattgtaaaaaaaaaaaaaaattaaatgttacaatgttatatcacaatgttattgttgttttacttccttcttttatctcattttacaattacattcatttcgcaatccgtcctttgcgccacctggcggtagtttcgcgaatgattttaacacgcgactgaattgcGGCGGTAAGCGACagaaaggctggccacctactgtacacatattgtatgtgtatatatatatatatatatatatatatagagagagagagagagagagagagagagatttagatTTACTTGACCTATTAAAAGAAAATTCTTACTTTTATTTTAGGGATGATTGAAAAAAACAAGAATGAAGAAATGAGTGAAGTTGAAGAGAAAAATCACgtcaaaactggagaaaaacCCTTGAGTTGTTCTCAaaccaaagaaaaatatttaaatataagaaaagctaaaaaatctttcacctgcactcattGTGGAATGAGTTTGACGTGCAAATACAATCTTGAtgttcacatgagagttcacactggagagaaaccacacacatgtggtctgtgcgggaagagttttgcaCAATCATCGCACCTTAAggatcacatgaacatccacactggagagaaaccttacaagtgtttacGCTGTGACAAGAAATTCAGTCATTCAGGAAATCTGAatacacatgagaggatccacaccggagagaaaccgtacacatgtgatcagtgcgggaagagtttcacaatAAAGGGCAATCTTACAGagcacatgagagttcataccggagagaaaccatacacatgtgatcaatgcgggaagagtttcacacgatCAGGAACCCTTAAGaaacacatgaacatccacactggagagaagctttacgcatgtgatcagtgcggggaaattattttaaatgcttcagCCCTACAGCAGCACATGGATGTTCATACAAAGGAGGAACCACATtcatgtaatttgtgtggaaagagttttttatgtctacaaagtttgaaagaacatgaGAAAACTCATACTGGTGTGAGAGATCatgtgtgctttgagtgtgaaaagacttttagttCAGCGAGCAGTTTAAAACGGCaccagaggattcacactggaaagaaaccttacaagtgttcacactgtgaccagagcttcagtaattcatcaagtctgaaaacacatgagatgatccacactgggaGAGAAACCTTATCGCTGCACTGAATGTGGGAAGTGTTTCAATGATTCATCTGCTCTACACAGACATACAAAAAACAATCATAGTAAGTAGATCAACTTCAGATCGGAATTGCCTCCTCACCAAATGTGACACAATAATGAATCAAGCAATTCAAAATATAATCTGGATGAATAAATCCATAACAAAGGACACGACAAAGAAACATCATCTAAAGTTTCACAGTGAGTAAAGTTCATCACCAAAACCAGCAAATTTAACTGTGATTCAGATCAACTCAAAGGTGGAGTTCCTTTCCAAAGAACAATGTCACAAAGttttaatgtaatgataaaaattaaactttcatatattttagattcattgcacaccaactgaaatatttcaggttttttattgttttaatactgatgattttggcatacagctcatgaaaacccaaaattcctgtctcaaaaaattagcatatcatgaaaaggttctctaaacgagctattaacctaatcatctgaatcaactaattaactctaaacacctgcaaaagattcctgaggcttttaaaaactcccagcctggttcattactcaaaaccgcaatcatgggtaagactgcggacctgactgctgtccagaaggccatcactgacaccctcaagcgagagggtaagacacagaaagaaatttctgaatgaataggctgttcccagagtgctgtatcaaggcacctcagtgggaagtctgtgggaaggaaaaagtgtggcaaaaaacgctgcacaacgagaagaggtgaccggaccctgaggaagattgtggagaaggaccgattcccgACCTTTGGGGACCTGGGGAAgaagtggactgagtctggagtagaaacatccagagccaccgtgcacaggcgtgtgcaggaaatgggctacagagaagcagcactggactattgctcagtggtccaaagtacttttttcgaatgaaagcaaattttgcatgtcattcggaaatcaaggtgccagagtctggaggaagactggggagaaggaaatgtcaaaatgcctgaagtccagtgtcaagtaccatgtgccatgtcagctgctggtgttggtccactgtgttttatcaagggcagggtcaatgcagatagctatcaggagattttggagcacttcatgcttccatct
This genomic window contains:
- the LOC113081804 gene encoding gastrula zinc finger protein XlCGF8.2DB-like; this encodes MIEKNKNEEMSEVEEKNHVKTGEKPLSCSQTKEKYLNIRKAKKSFTCTHCGMSLTCKYNLDVHMRVHTGEKPHTCGLCGKSFAQSSHLKDHMNIHTGEKPYKCLRCDKKFSHSGNLNTHERIHTGEKPYTCDQCGKSFTIKGNLTEHMRVHTGEKPYTCDQCGKSFTRSGTLKKHMNIHTGEKLYACDQCGEIILNASALQQHMDVHTKEEPHSCNLCGKSFLCLQSLKEHEKTHTGVRDHVCFECEKTFSSASSLKRHQRIHTGKKPYKCSHCDQSFSNSSSLKTHEMIHTGRETLSLH